In Streptomyces liangshanensis, the DNA window GCTCCTGGCCCTTCTGGTCCAGCCGCGGGATCGAGTCCAGGAGTCCCCGGGTGTACGGGTGGGCGGGCCGCTTGTAGATCTCGTGGACCGGCGCGGTCTCGACGATCCGTCCCGCGTACATCACGGCGATCTTGTCCGCGACGTCGGCGACCACGCCGAGGTCGTGGGTGATCAGGATCAGGCCCATGTTGAACTCGCGCTGGAGCTCCGCGAGCAGGTCCATGACCTGGGCCTGGACGGTCACGTCCAGCGCGGTCGTCGGCTCGTCCGCGATGATCAGGTCGGGCTCCAGGGCGAGCGCCATCGCGATCATGATGCGCTGGCGCATACCGCCGGAGAACTGGTGCGGGTAGTCGTTCACCCGCTCCTTCGAGGCGGGGATGTGCACCCGGTCCATCAGCTCGATGGCCCGGGCCTTGGCCTCCTTCTTGGAGAGGCCCAGGTGCACCCGGTACATCTCCCCGAGCTGGTAGCCGACGGTCAGCACCGGGTTGAGGGAGGACAGCGCGTCCTGGAAGATCATCGCGATCTTGCGGCCGCGGATCTGCCGCCGCTCCTCGTTCGACATGGCGAGCATGTCCTGGCCGCGGAAGAGGATCTCCCCCTTGGGTATGCGGCCGGGCGGCATGTCGAGGATGCCCATGATCGCCTGGGCGGTCACGGACTTGCCGGAGCCCGACTCGCCGAGGACGGCGAGCGTCTCGCCCGCGGCGACGCTGTAGTTGACGCCGTTGACGGCCTTGACGACTCCGCCACGGGTGGCGAACTCGACGTGCAGGTCACGGACTTCGAGCAACGGGCCGCCGGCGGCGGCGTCGTCCTGCGGTGCGGAGGCCGCTGAGGTCTTGTCGATGATGGTCATGTACGCCTCCCTCAGCGCAGTTTCGGATCGAGGGCGTTGCGCACCGCATCGCCGAGCATGATGAACGCCAGCACGGTGATGCTGAGCATGATCGACGGGTAGATGAGGATGTGCTGTGCCACCCGGATCTGGTTGGCGCCGTCCGAGATGTCGATGCCCCACGAGATGGTCGGCGCGGAGAGCCCGAGCCCCAGGTAGGACAGCGTGGCCTCGGCCGAGATGTAGCCGCCGAGCGAGATGGTGGCGACGACGATCACCGGGGCGAGCGCGTTCGGCAGGATGTGCTTGAACAGGATCCGGGTCGTGCTCGCGCCCAGCGCCTTGGCGGCCTGCACGTAGTCGGCCTGCTTGATGGTGATGACGGAACCGCGCATCACGCGGGCGATCTGGGTCCAGCCGAGGAAGGCCAGGGCCAGGACGACGACCCACACCTTGCGCTCCGCGAAGGAGTTCATGACGACCATCGCGCCGAGCAGGAACGGGACACCGAAGAAGATGTCGGTGAGCCGGGACAGGACGGAGTCGACGATCCCGCCGAAGTACCCGGCGATCATGCCGACGATGCCGCCCAGCACGGTGACCAGCAGGGTCACGGTGATGCCGACGATCACGGAGGCACGGGCCCCGTAGATGAGACGGGCGTAGACGCTGCGGCCCTGGCCGTCGTACCCGAGCCACTCGGGCGAGAAGGCGTGTCCCAGCTGCGGCTTCTGGAGGAAGTGGTTCTTC includes these proteins:
- a CDS encoding ABC transporter ATP-binding protein produces the protein MTIIDKTSAASAPQDDAAAGGPLLEVRDLHVEFATRGGVVKAVNGVNYSVAAGETLAVLGESGSGKSVTAQAIMGILDMPPGRIPKGEILFRGQDMLAMSNEERRQIRGRKIAMIFQDALSSLNPVLTVGYQLGEMYRVHLGLSKKEAKARAIELMDRVHIPASKERVNDYPHQFSGGMRQRIMIAMALALEPDLIIADEPTTALDVTVQAQVMDLLAELQREFNMGLILITHDLGVVADVADKIAVMYAGRIVETAPVHEIYKRPAHPYTRGLLDSIPRLDQKGQELYAIKGLPPNLLHVPSGCAFNPRCPRAQDICRTELPPLHAVTEQDGTELPGRGSACHFWKDTIHG
- a CDS encoding ABC transporter permease, giving the protein MPDLTKTAVDSTAPETAAAVAAAGVAGPALEKPRSLWGDAWQDLRRNPYFVVSSVLILLLLVITAFPGLFTSANPGVGDLKNHFLQKPQLGHAFSPEWLGYDGQGRSVYARLIYGARASVIVGITVTLLVTVLGGIVGMIAGYFGGIVDSVLSRLTDIFFGVPFLLGAMVVMNSFAERKVWVVVLALAFLGWTQIARVMRGSVITIKQADYVQAAKALGASTTRILFKHILPNALAPVIVVATISLGGYISAEATLSYLGLGLSAPTISWGIDISDGANQIRVAQHILIYPSIMLSITVLAFIMLGDAVRNALDPKLR